A window of the Streptomyces finlayi genome harbors these coding sequences:
- a CDS encoding HNH endonuclease — MPHVLVLNASYEPLGVVPLHRALVLVLESKAICLEESGAFLHSATRVVPAPSVIRLKRFVRVPYRGPVPLTRRALFARDGGRCMYCGAAATSVDHVIPRSRGGQHAWDNVVAACRRCNHVKADRHLPELGWRLRHQPAPPSGLAWRIIGTGHRDPRWLPYLQPFGADDVLARIDGISA; from the coding sequence GTGCCGCACGTCCTGGTTCTCAACGCGTCGTACGAGCCGCTCGGCGTCGTACCGCTCCACCGCGCGCTCGTCCTCGTCCTGGAGAGCAAGGCCATCTGCCTCGAGGAGTCCGGCGCCTTCCTGCACAGTGCCACCCGTGTGGTGCCGGCGCCCAGCGTCATCCGCCTCAAGAGGTTCGTGCGGGTCCCCTACCGGGGGCCCGTTCCACTGACCCGGCGGGCGCTCTTCGCCCGTGACGGCGGGCGCTGCATGTACTGCGGTGCCGCGGCCACCAGCGTCGACCACGTCATTCCGCGAAGCCGCGGCGGACAGCACGCCTGGGACAACGTGGTGGCTGCCTGCCGCCGCTGCAACCACGTCAAGGCCGACCGTCATCTGCCCGAGCTCGGCTGGCGGCTCCGCCACCAGCCCGCCCCGCCCAGCGGCCTCGCCTGGCGGATCATCGGCACCGGACACCGGGACCCGCGCTGGCTCCCGTACCTCCAGCCGTTCGGCGCGGACGACGTGCTGGCCAGGATCGACGGCATTTCGGCGTGA
- a CDS encoding beta-N-acetylglucosaminidase domain-containing protein: protein MQFGRRKHATAVAVAVIGGLLGSVAPAAVAAPVVPGPRTAVPDRVDDSRLPSVWPRPQTIKASGQAVPLGTEVTVVADAGADPYAVAALRTVLRDAGVTTLHEGLPGRGPVLRAGGPGALDALRIMRAPERADLPAGGYRIASGQVAGRSTVALDGVGDDGLFHAVQTLRQLIRDGAVAGAVVRDWPGTAVRGTAEGFYGQPWTREERLAQIAFMGRTKQNRYLYAAGDDPFRQARWREPYPAEGRADFRALAEKARAEHVTLGWAVSPGQAMCMASDGDIKALTRKIDSMWALGVRVFQLQFQDVSYSEWHCDEDADTFGNGPEAAARAQARVASAVDRHLAERHPDAESLTVMPTEYYQDGATDYREALAAELDDRVRVAWTGVGVVPKTITGRELAGARAAFRHPLVTMDNYPVNDYAQDRIFLGPYTGRDPAVASGSAALIANAMEQPSASRIPLFTAADFAWNPKGYRPQESWQAAIDDLAGGDARTRAALGALAGNSATSVLGGAESAYLRPLLTAFWASRSASGAVRDEAARELRAAFTVMRETPGRLTAPAGGRLDDEVRPWTDQLARYGRAGELAVDLLQAQARGDGAGAWQAQLALEGLREEIADSGATVGKGVLGPFLNRVRKESDGWNGADRDAGTVTKDANSYTIQLGRTRPVDAVTVTTDPGSRAAGAVLEAHVPGEGWRLLGPLSSSGWTQAATKGLRADAVRVVLPVAVPSFTGTAPPLLPGRGTGGAGPKVRTVVPWFGDEPAARLALVRGETDAVIGGSPQRVEARLAGGRPAEVRGALTAEAPKGIRVTVPKQTTVPRGSSTDVPVDITVPADTPAGEYEVPLTFGGERSTLTVRAFPPTAGADLARTGTASSSGDETPDFPAAAASDGDPATRWSSPVEDGAWWQTELSEPVRLGQVVLRWQDAYASRYRVQVSADGRTWRTAATVREGRGGREAVRMDAKDTRFIRIQGDGRATEYGYSLWSVEAYAVAATEE from the coding sequence GTGCAGTTCGGGCGCAGGAAGCACGCGACGGCCGTCGCCGTCGCGGTGATCGGCGGACTGCTCGGTTCCGTCGCCCCGGCCGCAGTGGCGGCCCCCGTCGTACCCGGCCCCCGGACCGCCGTGCCCGACCGCGTCGACGACTCGCGGCTGCCCTCCGTCTGGCCGCGTCCGCAGACCATCAAGGCATCCGGCCAGGCCGTGCCCCTCGGTACCGAGGTCACCGTCGTCGCCGACGCGGGCGCCGATCCGTACGCCGTGGCCGCCCTGCGGACCGTACTGCGCGACGCGGGCGTCACCACCCTGCACGAGGGGCTGCCGGGGCGCGGCCCCGTCCTCCGGGCCGGCGGTCCCGGCGCCCTGGACGCCCTGCGGATCATGCGGGCGCCCGAGCGCGCGGACCTGCCCGCCGGCGGCTACCGCATCGCGTCCGGCCAGGTCGCCGGACGCTCCACCGTCGCTCTGGACGGTGTCGGCGACGACGGCCTCTTCCACGCCGTCCAGACGCTGCGCCAGCTGATCCGCGACGGAGCCGTCGCGGGCGCCGTGGTGCGCGACTGGCCGGGCACGGCCGTCCGAGGGACGGCGGAGGGGTTCTACGGGCAGCCGTGGACCCGCGAGGAGCGGCTCGCGCAGATCGCCTTCATGGGGCGCACCAAGCAGAACCGCTATCTGTACGCGGCGGGCGACGATCCCTTCCGACAGGCGCGCTGGCGCGAGCCCTACCCCGCCGAGGGCCGTGCGGACTTCCGCGCCCTGGCGGAGAAGGCGCGCGCCGAGCATGTGACCCTCGGCTGGGCCGTCTCCCCCGGCCAGGCGATGTGCATGGCGTCGGACGGTGACATCAAGGCGCTGACGCGGAAGATCGATTCCATGTGGGCGCTGGGCGTGCGCGTCTTCCAGCTCCAGTTCCAGGACGTCAGCTACAGCGAATGGCACTGCGACGAGGACGCGGACACCTTCGGCAACGGCCCTGAGGCCGCCGCCAGGGCCCAGGCACGCGTGGCGAGCGCCGTCGACCGGCACCTGGCGGAGCGCCACCCGGACGCCGAGTCGCTGACGGTGATGCCGACGGAGTACTACCAGGACGGTGCGACGGACTACCGCGAGGCGCTCGCCGCCGAGCTGGACGACCGGGTGCGGGTGGCCTGGACCGGCGTCGGGGTCGTGCCGAAGACCATCACCGGTCGTGAGCTGGCGGGGGCCCGGGCCGCCTTCCGTCATCCGCTGGTCACCATGGACAACTACCCGGTCAACGACTACGCCCAGGACCGGATCTTCCTCGGCCCGTACACCGGCCGGGATCCGGCGGTGGCGAGCGGTTCCGCCGCGCTGATCGCCAACGCGATGGAGCAGCCCTCCGCGTCCCGCATCCCGCTGTTCACCGCCGCCGACTTCGCCTGGAACCCGAAGGGCTACCGGCCGCAGGAGTCCTGGCAGGCGGCGATCGACGACCTGGCGGGCGGTGACGCCCGTACCCGGGCCGCTCTGGGCGCTCTCGCGGGCAACAGCGCGACCTCCGTCCTCGGCGGCGCGGAGTCCGCGTATCTGCGGCCTCTGCTCACCGCGTTCTGGGCGTCCCGGTCCGCGAGCGGCGCCGTGCGCGACGAAGCGGCGCGCGAGCTGCGGGCGGCGTTCACCGTGATGCGGGAGACCCCCGGCCGGCTGACGGCCCCCGCGGGCGGGCGGCTGGACGACGAAGTGCGTCCGTGGACGGACCAGCTGGCCCGGTACGGCCGCGCGGGTGAGCTCGCGGTCGATCTGCTCCAGGCGCAGGCGCGCGGTGACGGAGCGGGCGCCTGGCAGGCGCAGCTGGCACTGGAGGGCCTGCGCGAGGAGATCGCGGACAGCGGGGCGACCGTCGGCAAGGGCGTGCTGGGGCCGTTCCTGAACCGGGTCCGCAAGGAGTCGGACGGCTGGAACGGCGCCGACCGCGACGCGGGCACGGTCACCAAGGACGCGAACAGCTACACGATCCAGCTGGGCAGGACCCGCCCCGTGGACGCCGTGACCGTGACGACGGACCCGGGCAGCCGCGCGGCCGGCGCGGTTCTCGAGGCCCATGTGCCGGGCGAGGGCTGGCGCCTCCTCGGCCCGCTCTCCTCGTCGGGCTGGACCCAGGCGGCGACGAAGGGCCTGCGGGCGGACGCGGTCCGGGTGGTCCTGCCCGTCGCCGTCCCGTCCTTCACCGGTACCGCGCCCCCGCTCCTTCCCGGCCGTGGAACGGGCGGGGCCGGTCCGAAGGTGCGGACGGTCGTGCCGTGGTTCGGTGACGAGCCCGCCGCCCGCCTCGCTCTCGTACGCGGCGAGACGGACGCGGTGATCGGCGGCAGCCCGCAGCGGGTCGAGGCACGGCTGGCCGGGGGCCGCCCGGCCGAGGTCCGGGGTGCGCTGACCGCCGAGGCGCCCAAGGGCATCAGGGTGACTGTGCCGAAGCAGACCACGGTGCCGCGCGGGTCCAGCACGGATGTCCCCGTGGACATCACGGTCCCGGCGGACACACCGGCCGGCGAGTACGAGGTGCCGCTCACCTTCGGCGGCGAACGGAGCACGCTGACGGTGCGGGCCTTCCCGCCCACCGCGGGCGCCGATCTGGCGCGTACGGGCACGGCCTCCTCGTCGGGCGACGAGACCCCCGACTTCCCGGCGGCAGCCGCCTCCGACGGCGATCCCGCCACCCGCTGGTCCTCGCCCGTGGAGGACGGCGCCTGGTGGCAGACCGAACTGTCCGAGCCGGTGCGACTGGGGCAGGTGGTGCTGCGCTGGCAGGACGCGTACGCCTCGCGCTACCGCGTCCAGGTCTCCGCGGACGGCCGCACCTGGCGTACGGCGGCGACGGTCCGCGAGGGCCGGGGCGGGCGCGAAGCGGTCCGCATGGACGCGAAGGACACCCGGTTCATCCGGATACAGGGCGACGGCCGGGCCACGGAGTACGGCTACTCGCTGTGGTCCGTGGAGGCGTACGCGGTGGCGGCCACCGAGGAGTAG